The Akkermansia sp. N21116 genome includes a region encoding these proteins:
- a CDS encoding KUP/HAK/KT family potassium transporter, which produces MSSELYPEDHEQKLKAGLCIGALGVVFGDIGTSPLYTMRECLRALPTNGDPQADILGVLSLIFWTISLVVCFKYVMNIMRADNKGEGGIFTLLALSGLKNGWTKGKGGLCGGVLLALFAAALLFGESSITPAITVLSAVEGLKGFDIFLSTNWCIAISLVVLLVLFFVQRKGTHAIGKVFGPVMLVWFAVLGGIGLYHIIGNPVVIKALNPGYGIRLLLTGLPPGGVTMLCGSVVLAVTGVEALYADMGHFGRKAIAAAWYYFVMPGLLLNYFGQGAYVLGHPGAENPFFELLPVGIWQGGLSLFAIVAAVIASQAVITGAYSVTSSAIHLGFFPRLKILHTNPEVPGQIYVPIVNFAMLAFSLGIVILFRTSTSLAAAYGVAVTGAMIVTTVLYYFVLVNRRHWTPSKALALCGAFWLMDWFLFISAMHKFMDVGWIALLVSLFMFIIMHTWKSGRMAVEKAISSATLESMSVDFLIKDPKLVRVSGCGVFMSSSGKGIPLVLIHHVKANKCIQKTAVILTIVTTEEPYVIDEERLQVVDQGSGLWRVHCSYGYMEQPDAEKICHGIKKAGVPLALPATTFFFNREIVIHGDKSHLYEWQAELYAFLSRNAQPMRDYYSILPNQVIEVGLPVKI; this is translated from the coding sequence ATGAGCAGTGAATTGTATCCGGAGGATCATGAGCAGAAGTTGAAGGCCGGTCTTTGCATCGGTGCTCTTGGAGTGGTGTTCGGAGACATAGGAACGAGTCCTCTTTATACGATGCGGGAATGTCTGCGCGCCTTGCCGACGAACGGCGATCCCCAGGCGGATATTTTGGGAGTGCTTTCTCTGATTTTCTGGACGATCTCCCTGGTGGTCTGTTTCAAGTACGTGATGAACATCATGAGAGCCGATAACAAGGGAGAGGGCGGCATTTTTACCTTGCTGGCACTGAGCGGCTTGAAGAATGGTTGGACGAAAGGGAAAGGCGGCTTGTGCGGCGGCGTCCTTCTGGCTTTGTTTGCGGCGGCTCTCCTGTTTGGGGAAAGCAGTATTACGCCGGCTATCACGGTTCTGTCCGCCGTGGAAGGGTTGAAGGGGTTTGATATTTTCCTTAGTACCAACTGGTGCATCGCCATATCCCTTGTGGTGCTGCTGGTGCTGTTTTTTGTCCAGAGGAAAGGGACGCATGCGATCGGCAAGGTGTTCGGGCCGGTGATGCTCGTCTGGTTTGCCGTGCTCGGCGGTATAGGCCTGTACCATATTATTGGCAATCCCGTCGTCATTAAAGCCCTGAACCCCGGCTATGGCATCCGCCTCTTGCTGACGGGACTTCCTCCCGGCGGCGTGACCATGTTGTGCGGTTCCGTCGTCCTGGCGGTTACAGGTGTGGAGGCATTGTACGCCGACATGGGGCACTTTGGGCGCAAAGCGATTGCTGCCGCCTGGTATTATTTCGTCATGCCCGGCTTGCTGCTTAACTATTTCGGACAGGGTGCCTATGTTTTGGGGCATCCCGGAGCGGAAAACCCGTTTTTCGAGCTTTTACCCGTTGGCATTTGGCAAGGTGGATTGTCCTTGTTCGCCATTGTAGCGGCTGTTATTGCCAGCCAGGCCGTGATTACCGGGGCCTATTCCGTGACGAGTTCCGCAATTCACCTGGGCTTCTTCCCCCGCCTGAAAATCCTGCATACAAATCCGGAAGTTCCCGGGCAAATTTACGTTCCCATCGTCAATTTCGCCATGCTGGCCTTTTCTCTGGGGATCGTCATTTTGTTCAGGACGAGTACGTCTCTGGCCGCTGCCTATGGCGTTGCCGTGACCGGGGCCATGATTGTGACGACCGTTCTTTACTACTTCGTTCTGGTGAACCGTCGCCACTGGACTCCTTCCAAGGCGCTTGCCTTGTGCGGTGCCTTTTGGCTGATGGATTGGTTCCTGTTTATTTCCGCCATGCATAAATTTATGGATGTCGGTTGGATAGCTTTGCTGGTTAGCTTGTTCATGTTCATCATCATGCATACGTGGAAGAGTGGGCGCATGGCTGTCGAGAAGGCTATTTCCAGTGCGACATTGGAGAGCATGTCCGTCGATTTTCTCATCAAGGATCCCAAACTTGTCCGGGTTTCCGGGTGCGGCGTTTTCATGTCGTCTTCCGGCAAGGGGATTCCCCTTGTCTTGATTCATCACGTCAAGGCCAACAAGTGCATCCAGAAGACTGCCGTCATTCTCACTATTGTCACGACGGAAGAACCGTACGTCATTGATGAAGAACGTTTGCAGGTGGTAGATCAGGGAAGCGGCCTGTGGCGTGTCCATTGTTCCTACGGCTACATGGAACAGCCGGATGCCGAAAAAATATGCCATGGGATCAAAAAGGCGGGCGTTCCTCTTGCTCTTCCTGCAACGACGTTCTTCTTCAACCGGGAAATCGTCATTCACGGGGATAAAAGCCATCTTTACGAATGGCAGGCGGAGCTTTATGCCTTCCTCTCACGCAATGCCCAGCCCATGCGGGATTACTACAGCATTCTTCCCAATCAGGTGATCGAAGTCGGACTGCCCGTTAAAATATAA
- the lpdA gene encoding dihydrolipoyl dehydrogenase, which produces MQYDLIVIGGGPAGYVGAIRAAQLGKKVVCVERERVGGTCLNWGCIPTKALLKNAEVFHSIDKRAEEFGLAVEGLSFDWSEVIGRSRKVSDRLSQGIGFLFKKNKIESVTGEASILGEGKVEVKAGDGTVTTLEGSHILVCTGAVTRTVPSMPLNGRNIIGSRDAMVLPERPESMIVIGSGAIGIEFSYIYNAFGTKVTVIEALPRILPNEDDECSQALERCFKKQGIKCLTGASVEELKETEDGKVTAKVKTSRGAEEEITADVCLVAIGVKPVVPGGKEFELTPKGFIKVNDRYETSIPGVYAAGDVIGGVLLAHTASFEAVQAVEGMFVDSCQPKQVKFFPSCTYCHPQVASVGRTERSLKEEGVEYKVGKFPLIAIGKAVAAGETDGFVKLLYGKQYGELLGAHIVGENATELISGLGISLQAELTDGDIHATIFAHPTLSEAIHEATLAADGLQIHA; this is translated from the coding sequence ATGCAATATGATTTGATTGTCATTGGCGGCGGTCCCGCTGGATATGTTGGCGCTATTCGTGCTGCGCAGCTTGGCAAAAAAGTTGTCTGTGTCGAACGCGAACGGGTAGGGGGAACCTGCCTGAACTGGGGGTGCATCCCAACCAAGGCTTTGTTGAAGAACGCGGAAGTGTTCCACTCCATCGACAAGCGTGCAGAGGAATTCGGCCTTGCCGTCGAAGGGCTCAGCTTTGACTGGAGCGAGGTGATCGGGCGGTCCCGCAAGGTGAGCGACCGGTTATCCCAGGGCATCGGCTTCCTGTTCAAGAAGAACAAGATCGAGTCCGTGACCGGAGAAGCCTCCATCCTTGGAGAAGGCAAGGTGGAAGTGAAGGCGGGAGACGGTACGGTAACGACGCTGGAAGGTTCCCATATTCTTGTTTGTACGGGGGCTGTCACGCGAACGGTACCCTCTATGCCGTTGAACGGACGCAATATCATCGGTTCCCGTGACGCCATGGTGTTGCCGGAACGTCCCGAAAGCATGATCGTGATTGGCTCCGGCGCTATCGGCATCGAATTTTCCTATATCTACAACGCATTCGGTACCAAGGTCACAGTGATTGAAGCATTGCCGCGCATTCTTCCCAACGAGGACGACGAGTGCAGCCAGGCGCTGGAACGCTGTTTCAAGAAGCAGGGCATCAAATGTCTGACGGGCGCTTCCGTGGAAGAACTCAAGGAAACGGAAGACGGCAAGGTGACGGCCAAGGTAAAGACGAGCCGCGGCGCCGAAGAGGAAATTACGGCAGATGTCTGTCTGGTGGCTATCGGGGTTAAACCCGTCGTGCCGGGAGGCAAGGAGTTCGAATTGACCCCCAAAGGTTTCATCAAGGTAAACGACCGCTACGAAACGTCCATCCCAGGCGTTTATGCCGCCGGTGACGTGATTGGCGGCGTGCTGCTGGCCCATACGGCTTCTTTCGAGGCTGTGCAGGCGGTGGAAGGCATGTTTGTTGACAGCTGCCAGCCCAAGCAGGTGAAGTTCTTCCCCAGCTGTACATATTGCCATCCCCAGGTGGCTTCCGTCGGCAGGACGGAACGTTCTCTGAAAGAAGAAGGCGTAGAATACAAGGTTGGCAAGTTCCCCTTGATCGCTATCGGCAAGGCTGTGGCCGCCGGAGAAACGGACGGTTTCGTCAAGTTGCTTTACGGTAAACAGTATGGAGAATTGCTCGGAGCCCATATCGTGGGTGAAAATGCCACGGAATTGATTTCCGGCCTCGGTATCAGTCTTCAGGCCGAATTGACGGACGGCGATATCCATGCCACGATTTTTGCCCATCCGACGCTTTCGGAAGCAATTCACGAAGCGACTCTGGCTGCCGACGGGCTCCAGATCCACGCGTGA
- a CDS encoding amidohydrolase, with protein sequence MQSELCDMIVTGECLISQDESRPVLTGGVAVAVKEGKVTAFGKRSEVLTEWRSGDVRDLRESLLMPGLVNAHTHVPMTFLRGFADDLPLMEWLTRHIFPVEAHLTREIVALGARMGMYEMMRTGTTSFVDSYLLEESVLETALSMGMRCVGGEVVFAFPSPAYSGMEGAAELYRNHAERYPAGSRVQTALMPHSVYTTNDDVLASCRDLAEELDLMLHIHLSESSGEVAQSCEQHGGRRPVSYAADMGLLSSRSVLAHMVDLTDSELELVARSGAQVVHNPASNLKLASGFARVDEMRRAGVSVALGTDGACSNNTLDMFETMKLAALLSKGSTLDATSMPAADALRMATVDGARIFRTPGLGTLSVGAPADMIALDLTEPNMIPVFNPVSHAVYSASGKDCIMTMVDGKILYEKGCYLDGCYEDTRLALGDLVGWVRDRAAGK encoded by the coding sequence ATGCAATCCGAGCTTTGTGATATGATCGTGACGGGCGAATGCCTGATTTCCCAGGATGAATCCCGTCCCGTCCTGACAGGCGGCGTGGCTGTCGCCGTCAAGGAAGGGAAAGTGACTGCATTCGGGAAACGGAGCGAAGTTTTGACTGAGTGGAGATCCGGCGATGTCCGCGATCTGAGGGAGTCCCTCCTAATGCCGGGACTTGTCAATGCCCATACCCATGTTCCGATGACATTTTTGCGCGGATTTGCGGATGATTTGCCTCTGATGGAGTGGTTGACTCGCCACATTTTTCCGGTGGAAGCTCATTTGACGCGTGAAATTGTGGCTCTTGGCGCCCGGATGGGGATGTATGAAATGATGCGGACGGGGACGACGTCGTTTGTCGATTCATATCTTTTGGAGGAATCTGTTTTGGAGACGGCTCTGTCCATGGGCATGCGTTGCGTGGGAGGGGAAGTCGTGTTCGCGTTCCCGTCTCCGGCTTATTCCGGGATGGAGGGGGCAGCCGAGTTGTATCGGAACCACGCGGAAAGATACCCGGCCGGTTCCCGCGTCCAGACCGCCTTGATGCCCCATAGCGTTTATACGACGAATGACGATGTGCTTGCCTCCTGCCGGGATCTGGCGGAAGAACTTGATTTGATGCTGCACATTCATCTTTCGGAATCGTCCGGGGAAGTGGCCCAGTCGTGCGAGCAGCATGGAGGACGGCGTCCCGTTTCCTATGCGGCGGATATGGGCCTTTTGTCTTCACGGTCCGTACTGGCGCATATGGTGGATTTGACGGATTCCGAACTGGAGTTGGTGGCGCGTTCCGGTGCCCAGGTGGTTCATAATCCGGCCAGCAATCTGAAACTGGCCTCCGGTTTTGCCCGGGTGGATGAAATGCGGCGTGCCGGGGTTTCCGTGGCTCTGGGAACGGATGGCGCGTGCAGCAACAATACTCTGGATATGTTTGAAACGATGAAGCTGGCTGCCCTTCTGTCCAAAGGGAGTACGCTGGATGCCACGTCGATGCCAGCAGCGGATGCCTTGCGGATGGCGACGGTGGATGGAGCCCGTATTTTTAGGACGCCGGGTCTGGGAACACTTTCCGTGGGGGCTCCTGCGGACATGATTGCCCTTGACTTGACCGAACCGAACATGATCCCGGTGTTTAATCCCGTGTCTCATGCCGTCTATTCAGCATCCGGAAAGGATTGCATAATGACGATGGTCGATGGGAAAATCTTGTATGAAAAAGGTTGTTATCTGGATGGCTGTTACGAGGATACCCGACTGGCTCTGGGAGATCTGGTCGGCTGGGTGCGCGATCGTGCCGCCGGAAAATGA
- a CDS encoding M60 family metallopeptidase, protein MNKFLILTLTAISLGSVFAANTQQGLEADMKLFKDSTCTALKDGVNSTQQFQSDALKALADKILANQFQPAYLSAEYEAYPTPQVIGQTLRLGDGFSKYENMTGVYLDKGEHIVIVGKTQGREIKLLLPNLTRKPAPGIEPTKDPNGWGLHKVVVPLHEGVNIVQVETPTNAYISYFADDYDKAPKIPVTFVTGKVNGYFDTTRGDTNKDWDKLLDHAVSPFMDARGKHIQVAYPVEFLKKFASGKGEELINAYDRLIGIQYELMGLVKYNKVPKNRVLARTNYNYYMFRDGDGVAYLGNNGTMRMVTDPAAVVKGDPCWGFSHEVGHVMQMRPMTWGGMTEVSNNIFSLQAAALMGNGSRLKDQNSFAKAREEIIGKGISYLHSPDVFNRLVPLWQLHLYFTKNGYPDFYGDVMEYLRNNAGQYQGNDTIKYQFEFIKACCAATKTDLTDFFDKWGFFWTGNITLNDYAKYNFNITKEMVDETKKWIADQGFKKPAADITLTDE, encoded by the coding sequence ATGAACAAATTCCTCATCCTGACACTCACGGCCATCTCCCTGGGCAGCGTCTTCGCCGCCAATACGCAGCAGGGCCTTGAAGCCGACATGAAACTTTTTAAGGACTCCACCTGTACGGCTCTCAAAGATGGAGTCAACAGTACCCAGCAATTCCAATCGGATGCCCTGAAGGCCCTTGCCGACAAAATTCTCGCCAATCAATTCCAGCCTGCCTATCTGTCCGCGGAATACGAAGCCTACCCCACTCCCCAAGTCATCGGACAGACTCTGCGTCTGGGAGACGGTTTCAGCAAATACGAAAACATGACCGGCGTGTACCTCGACAAAGGAGAACACATTGTCATCGTCGGCAAAACCCAGGGACGTGAGATCAAACTCCTCCTGCCCAACCTGACGCGCAAGCCGGCCCCCGGCATCGAACCGACCAAGGACCCCAACGGATGGGGACTTCACAAAGTCGTCGTGCCCCTTCATGAAGGAGTCAACATCGTGCAGGTGGAAACACCGACCAACGCATACATCAGCTACTTTGCCGACGACTACGACAAAGCCCCCAAAATCCCCGTTACTTTCGTCACAGGCAAAGTCAACGGATACTTCGACACCACCCGAGGAGATACCAACAAGGACTGGGACAAACTTCTGGACCATGCCGTCAGTCCCTTCATGGATGCCCGTGGCAAGCACATTCAGGTCGCCTACCCCGTCGAATTCCTGAAAAAATTCGCTTCCGGCAAAGGAGAAGAACTCATCAATGCCTATGACCGCCTCATCGGTATCCAGTATGAGCTCATGGGCCTCGTCAAATACAACAAGGTTCCCAAGAACAGGGTGCTTGCACGCACTAACTACAATTACTACATGTTCCGGGACGGAGATGGCGTCGCCTACCTCGGCAACAACGGCACCATGCGCATGGTGACGGATCCCGCCGCCGTCGTCAAAGGAGATCCGTGCTGGGGATTCTCCCACGAAGTAGGCCACGTCATGCAAATGCGTCCCATGACCTGGGGAGGCATGACGGAAGTCAGCAACAACATCTTCTCCCTCCAGGCCGCCGCCCTGATGGGTAACGGCAGCCGCCTCAAGGATCAGAACAGCTTCGCCAAGGCCCGGGAAGAAATCATCGGCAAGGGTATCTCCTACCTGCATTCCCCAGATGTCTTCAACAGACTCGTTCCCTTATGGCAGCTGCATCTCTACTTCACGAAGAACGGCTACCCCGACTTCTACGGAGATGTCATGGAATACCTCCGCAACAACGCCGGACAGTATCAAGGCAACGATACCATCAAGTACCAGTTCGAATTCATCAAAGCCTGCTGCGCCGCCACCAAGACCGACCTCACCGACTTCTTCGACAAGTGGGGATTCTTCTGGACCGGCAACATCACATTGAACGATTACGCCAAATACAATTTCAATATCACCAAAGAAATGGTTGACGAAACTAAAAAGTGGATCGCCGACCAAGGCTTCAAAAAACCCGCCGCCGACATCACGCTGACGGACGAATAA
- a CDS encoding GGGtGRT protein, whose protein sequence is MALFESYDRRIKQINETLAKYGIGSIEEAEQICLDKGIDVRKIVMGIQPIAFENAGWAYVVGAAIAIKKNCSKAADAAEAIGEGLQSFCIPGSVADDRKVGIGHGNLAAMLLRDETKCFCFLAGHESFAAAEGAIGIARNADKVRKEPLRVCLNGLGKDAAYIISRINGFTYVETKFDYATGKLNIVREKAFSKGPKAAVRCYGCDDVREGVAVMWNEGVDVSITGNSTNPTRFQHPVAGTYKKECIEKGKKYFSVASGGGTGRTLHPDNMAAGPASYGMTDTMGRMHSDAQFAGSSSVPAHVEMMGLIGMGNNPMVGASVAVAVAVQEALTK, encoded by the coding sequence ATGGCACTCTTTGAATCATACGACCGCCGCATCAAGCAAATCAATGAAACCCTTGCCAAATACGGCATCGGCTCTATTGAAGAAGCGGAACAAATCTGCCTCGACAAGGGCATTGATGTCCGCAAAATCGTGATGGGCATTCAGCCGATCGCTTTCGAAAACGCCGGCTGGGCCTACGTTGTCGGCGCAGCTATCGCCATCAAGAAGAACTGCTCCAAGGCTGCTGATGCTGCCGAAGCCATCGGTGAAGGTCTCCAGTCCTTCTGTATCCCCGGTTCCGTAGCCGATGACCGCAAGGTGGGTATCGGGCACGGCAATCTGGCCGCCATGCTTCTGCGTGACGAAACCAAATGCTTCTGTTTCCTCGCCGGTCACGAATCTTTTGCCGCCGCTGAAGGCGCCATCGGCATCGCCCGCAACGCCGACAAAGTCCGTAAGGAACCCCTTCGCGTCTGCCTCAATGGCCTCGGCAAGGATGCTGCCTACATCATCTCCCGAATTAACGGCTTCACGTACGTGGAAACCAAATTCGACTATGCTACCGGCAAGCTCAACATCGTCCGAGAAAAGGCCTTCTCCAAAGGACCTAAGGCTGCTGTCCGCTGCTACGGTTGCGACGACGTCCGTGAAGGCGTTGCCGTCATGTGGAATGAAGGTGTGGACGTTTCCATTACCGGTAACTCCACCAACCCGACCCGCTTCCAACATCCGGTGGCCGGTACGTACAAGAAGGAATGCATTGAAAAGGGCAAGAAATACTTTTCCGTTGCCTCCGGTGGTGGTACGGGGCGTACCTTGCACCCGGACAATATGGCCGCCGGTCCCGCCTCCTACGGCATGACCGACACCATGGGACGCATGCACTCCGATGCCCAGTTTGCCGGTTCTTCCTCCGTTCCCGCCCACGTAGAAATGATGGGCTTGATCGGCATGGGGAACAACCCCATGGTTGGCGCCTCCGTGGCTGTCGCCGTGGCTGTTCAGGAAGCTCTGACCAAGTAA
- a CDS encoding SLC13 family permease — protein sequence MFDCFHTSLLATLPIEEWIHSSPVQQWIVGILLIFIFVSFVKEWLPVEITALSATGLLMVFGILNTKQVLSSFGNSGPLTVVCMFILSASLEKTGLIADLSKIFNRVSKGREIYALVVITLGAFAVSPFVNNTPVVVILMPVVLSFCREHEIAPSKLLIPLSFATILGGTCTVVGTSTNVVVLGQVQKLGYDAIKMFTLAPMGLLYAAFGLIYLWTIGRKLLPNRETLSTLLPQGSQKDFLLQMRIIKDSPFIGESPLELIRRELSGMKIVEVRRKGVTLQEELPNIQLLEGDRVLVLCGTRKIAQAREAKGVDLGWDETRGLEALEQRDVLIVEGMVDIDSEFAGHTLTELKFRQRFNVLVLAIHRHGKNITQNIGQSTRLNEGDTLLLEGPEDGMDRILKKRRLIPLSRRSAELHNRHKRGWAITAMGIFILFGLLGSFDKYGAFFSFFSQFDPFYLSFIAALLVVITGCIKPREAYRSVDWGIIFLILGMLCIGDAMSQTGLARTIAETVVSTVGPFGPVFMLSALYLLCSILTEMVSNNAVAAVMAPLAYEMAVKFGVDPMPFIMAVMFGASASFSTPIGYQTNTYVYNAGGYKFSDFLRVGLPLNIALWILFTLTAPFFFPFH from the coding sequence ATGTTTGATTGTTTTCACACCTCGCTTCTCGCCACGCTTCCCATAGAGGAATGGATCCATAGTTCACCCGTCCAGCAATGGATAGTCGGCATCCTTCTGATCTTTATTTTCGTTTCCTTCGTCAAAGAGTGGCTGCCCGTTGAAATCACGGCATTAAGCGCAACGGGATTGTTAATGGTTTTCGGCATTCTGAACACAAAGCAGGTACTCTCCAGTTTTGGCAACAGCGGTCCTCTGACGGTTGTTTGCATGTTCATTCTCAGCGCTTCCCTGGAAAAAACAGGCTTGATCGCCGATCTGTCCAAAATCTTCAACCGCGTATCTAAAGGAAGGGAAATATATGCCTTGGTCGTCATCACGCTCGGGGCTTTCGCCGTATCTCCGTTCGTCAACAACACTCCCGTCGTCGTCATCCTGATGCCCGTCGTCCTCTCCTTCTGCCGGGAACACGAAATTGCCCCGTCCAAACTGCTCATTCCCCTCTCCTTTGCCACAATTCTGGGGGGTACCTGCACGGTCGTCGGCACCTCAACCAATGTCGTCGTCCTCGGACAGGTTCAAAAGCTGGGTTACGATGCCATTAAAATGTTCACACTGGCCCCGATGGGGTTGCTCTACGCCGCATTCGGACTCATCTATTTGTGGACGATCGGGCGCAAGTTGCTGCCCAACCGCGAGACACTTTCCACCCTTCTTCCCCAGGGATCCCAAAAGGACTTTTTGCTGCAAATGCGCATCATCAAAGACTCTCCCTTCATCGGGGAGTCCCCTCTGGAATTGATCCGCCGGGAACTCAGCGGGATGAAAATCGTCGAAGTCCGGCGCAAAGGCGTTACTCTCCAAGAGGAACTCCCCAACATTCAGCTTCTTGAGGGAGACCGCGTCCTCGTCCTTTGCGGAACCCGTAAAATAGCCCAGGCTCGCGAGGCCAAGGGCGTCGATCTCGGCTGGGATGAAACGCGCGGTCTGGAAGCCCTGGAACAACGCGATGTGCTTATCGTCGAAGGCATGGTAGACATCGATTCCGAATTCGCGGGACACACGCTCACCGAGCTCAAATTCCGCCAGCGCTTCAATGTCCTTGTCCTGGCCATCCACCGCCACGGCAAAAACATCACCCAGAACATAGGTCAAAGCACTCGCCTCAACGAGGGAGATACCCTCCTTCTGGAAGGCCCAGAAGACGGCATGGATCGCATCCTCAAAAAGCGCCGTCTTATCCCCCTGAGCCGGAGATCGGCCGAGCTGCACAACAGGCACAAACGCGGCTGGGCCATTACCGCCATGGGAATCTTCATTCTCTTCGGCCTGCTGGGATCCTTCGACAAATACGGAGCATTCTTCTCCTTCTTCTCGCAGTTCGATCCGTTCTACCTGTCCTTCATCGCCGCCTTGCTCGTCGTTATTACGGGATGTATCAAGCCACGAGAAGCCTACCGATCCGTAGACTGGGGCATCATTTTCCTCATCCTCGGCATGCTCTGCATCGGCGATGCCATGAGCCAGACCGGTCTGGCGCGGACCATTGCGGAAACCGTTGTCAGTACGGTCGGCCCCTTCGGCCCCGTTTTCATGCTCTCCGCACTCTACCTTCTCTGTTCCATTCTGACGGAGATGGTCTCCAACAACGCCGTAGCAGCCGTCATGGCTCCACTAGCCTATGAAATGGCCGTCAAATTCGGCGTTGACCCGATGCCGTTCATCATGGCAGTCATGTTCGGAGCCAGCGCGAGCTTTTCCACCCCCATCGGTTACCAGACCAACACGTACGTTTATAATGCGGGCGGGTACAAATTTTCGGATTTCCTCCGCGTCGGCCTGCCGCTGAACATCGCTCTTTGGATTCTCTTCACATTGACGGCCCCCTTCTTTTTCCCGTTTCATTAA
- a CDS encoding aldo/keto reductase, which translates to MAYQADSSRYRHFDYVRCGRRGLLLPPLSLGLWHNFGTGTDAEVSRQMILTAFDAGITHFDLANNYGPPPGSAEECFGRILSSDLLPYRDEIIISTKASHLMWDGPYGEWGSRKHMLASLDQSLKRMGLDYVDIFYAHRYDPDTPVEETMGALISAIRSGKALYAGISKYPDYAARTACRILEEAGVPCLLHQFRYNMFDREAETAQFPVIRQEQMGGIVFSPLAQGLLTNKYLQGIPSDSRAGGSSVFLTEDRVREKLPQIRQLAKIADNRGQDLAQMAISWVLRCPEVTSCIIGASRPEQITDCLKALNNNSWSQEELDSIDSISKLPEK; encoded by the coding sequence ATGGCTTATCAAGCGGACTCCTCCAGATACCGGCACTTCGATTACGTGCGCTGCGGGCGGCGCGGCTTGCTCCTGCCGCCCCTGTCCTTGGGATTGTGGCATAACTTCGGCACCGGCACCGACGCCGAGGTCAGCCGTCAGATGATTTTGACGGCCTTTGACGCCGGCATAACCCACTTCGACCTCGCCAACAACTATGGCCCGCCCCCCGGCTCCGCCGAGGAATGTTTCGGACGCATCCTCTCCTCGGATCTCCTGCCCTACCGGGATGAAATCATCATTTCCACCAAAGCCAGCCACCTCATGTGGGATGGTCCATACGGAGAATGGGGCTCCCGCAAGCACATGCTCGCCAGCCTCGACCAATCCCTGAAACGCATGGGACTTGATTACGTGGATATCTTCTATGCCCACCGCTACGATCCGGATACCCCGGTGGAAGAAACCATGGGAGCCCTCATTTCCGCCATCCGAAGCGGCAAGGCTCTATACGCCGGGATTTCGAAATATCCGGACTATGCAGCGCGAACCGCTTGCCGCATTCTGGAAGAAGCGGGTGTGCCGTGCCTCCTCCACCAGTTCCGTTACAACATGTTCGACCGGGAAGCGGAAACAGCCCAATTCCCCGTTATCCGCCAGGAACAAATGGGGGGCATTGTCTTCTCGCCGCTGGCCCAGGGCCTGCTTACCAATAAATACCTCCAGGGCATCCCGTCCGACTCCCGCGCCGGAGGCTCCTCCGTTTTCCTCACAGAAGACCGCGTCCGCGAAAAACTGCCCCAGATCCGGCAACTTGCCAAAATCGCAGACAACCGCGGTCAGGATCTTGCCCAAATGGCTATCTCCTGGGTTCTCAGATGCCCCGAAGTGACATCCTGCATCATCGGAGCCAGTCGGCCGGAACAGATTACGGACTGCCTCAAGGCACTGAATAACAATTCATGGTCGCAAGAAGAACTCGACAGTATCGATTCCATTTCCAAATTACCCGAAAAATAA